The following are encoded together in the Oscarella lobularis chromosome 10, ooOscLobu1.1, whole genome shotgun sequence genome:
- the LOC136191823 gene encoding heat shock factor-binding protein 1-like, translating into MSDDKGQAENVQDLSGFVQGLLQQMQDKFQTMSDQILGRMDDMSSRLDDLEKNIGELMKQAGVEEQSKAEEGANGDEATSS; encoded by the exons ATGAGCGACGATAAGGGTCAAGCGGAGAACGTTCAAGATCTTTCTGGTTTC GTTCAGGGCCTCCTTCAACAAATG CAAGACAAATTCCAAACGATGTCGGACCAAATCCTCGGAAGAA TGGACGATATGAGCAGTCGTCTAGACGACCTCGAGAAAAACATAGGGGAGCTGATGAAACAGGCGGGCGTCGAGGAACAGAGCAAAGCGGAGGAGGGCGCGAATGGAGACGAGGCGACATCGAGCTGA
- the LOC136191813 gene encoding furin-like protease kpc-1 has product MRGDEPTLLPFLFFLICCAVAAIGANENAYFTNEWIVELDGGKEKADRLAEKYGYVNRGLIGSLESFFSFVRPSHPRRSKRSAHLLTRRLRAEPEVQWVEQQVGRKRVKREFSVPKDPLWPRQWYLRRPDGMDHNVMPVWKQGISGKDVVVSILDDGIEYTHPDIKDNYDDQASYDANDNDEDPFPRYTYSSYEENRHGTRCAGEVAATKNSICGVGVAFSSKIGGVRMLDGVITDSTEARSLGLNPQHVDIYSSSWGPDDDGATVDGPGRLTRQVLKDGVEKGRNGRGSIFVWASGNGGRDHDCCNCDGYTNSIYTLSISSATSSGVVPWYLESCSSTLASTFSSGNNPSKMISSTDLHGKCTTEHSGTSASAPLAAGLLALALEANPDLTWRDVQHIVVRSSRVVSPNGLDWTTNGVGRKVSHKFGYGIIDAASLVNHARLWTTVPSQHVCEVSERRRHSVPVAGLELRLSTDGCRGSDAEVRYLEHVQARVTIYANPRGSISIALTSPSGTRSQLLHYRPNDKSQAGFHEWPFMTTHNWGEDPAGIWTLSVEHKGARVNPELVDWTLVLYGTKEPVAFDDDADDDARRSSLSNSSRKTFLSTAGSTEMVTGSPLTEHCDCVFAVLLAVSLCGSFIVLVLLIVAIRSSHWNEEKKKQWNDAKITGKEAMELLKRKSPRGNDDDEEQEEDFNKDKHGITNA; this is encoded by the exons ATGAGAGGAGATGAGCCGACACTGCTCccgtttttgttttttctcatttGTTGCGCCGTCGCAGCGATTGGGGCCAACGAGAATGCGTACTTCACAAACGAATGGATAGTAGAGTTGGACGggggaaaagagaaagccgATCGGCTTGCAGAGAAGTACGGCTACGTGAACCGCGGCTTG ATCGGTTCCCTCgagtcttttttctcgtttgtTCGTCCTTCGCACCCTCGTCGATCAAAGAGATCGGCCCACTTGCTAACGCGTCGTCTGCGCGCTGAACCGGAG GTACAATGGGTCGAGCAGCAAGTCGGGCGTAAAAGGGTGAAGAGAGAGTTTAGCGTTCCAAAGGATCCTCTTTGGCCACGGCAATGGTATCTG CGTCGTCCTGACGGTATGGATCACAACGTAATGCCTGTCTGGAAGCAGGGCATCAGTGGaaaggacgtcgtcgttagTATTCTCGACGACG GTATTGAGTACACTCATCCAGATATAAAAGACAACTAC GATGACCAGGCTAGCTACGATGCGaatgacaacgacgaagaccCCTTCCCGAGGTACACGTATTCCTCGTATGAAGAAAACAG gCACGGCACACGGTGCGCTGGCGAAGTAGCTGCGACCAAAAACAGCATATGTGGAGTAGGCGTCGCATTCAGTTCAAAAATCGGAG GTGTTCGCATGCTCGATGGCGTCATCACCGATTCAACCGAAGCTCGCTCTCTCGGATTGAATCCGCAGCACGTAGACATTTACAGCAGCAGCTGGGGTCCCGATGACGACGGAGCAACGGTCGACGGACCAGGTCGTCTCACCCGCCAAGTACTGAAGGACGGCGTTGAAAAG GGCCGCAACGGACGTGGCTCGATATTCGTCTGGGCGTCTGGCAACGGGGGTCGTGATCACGACTGTTGCAACTGCGACGGTTACACGAACAGCATTTACACGTTATCGATCAGCTCGGCGACAAGCTCCGGCGTCGTGCCCTGGTATCTCGAATcgtgctcgtcgacgttggcgTCGACATTTAGCAGCGGAAACAATCCGTCAAAGATGATC TCATCGACCGATCTTCACGGCAAGTGCACGACGGAACACAGCGGCACCTCGGCATCGGCTCCTCTAGCAGCTGGCTTATTGGCTTTGGCCTTGGAAGCGAA ccCCGATTTAACCTGGCGCGACGTGCAGCATATCGTTGTTCGCTCGTCGCGCGTTGTTAGTCCAAATGGCTTGGACTGGACGACGAACGGTGTCGGTCGGAAAGTGAGCCACAAGTTCGGTTACGGCATTATTGATGCCGCGTCTCTCGTCAATCACGCTCGTCTGTGGACGACCGTGCCGTCGCAGCACGTCTGCGAAGTGTCGGAGCGCAGGCGGCATTCCGTTCCCGTTGCCGGACTTGAACTTCGTCTGAGCACGGACGGATGCCGAGGTAGCGACGCCGAGGTGCGGTACCTCGAGCACGTTCAGGCTCGCGTCACCATCTATGCTAATCCCCGAGGATCGATCAGCATTGCTCTCACGTCGCCCAGCGGTACGCGCTCCCAGTTGCTTCACTATCGACCGAACGACAAGAGCCAGGCGGGTTTTCATGAATGGCCGTTTATGACGACTCACAACTGGGGCGAAGATCCGGCGGGAATTTGGACGTTGTCTGTTGAACACAAAGGCGCTCGAGTCAATCCTGAGTTAGTTGATTGGACTCTCGTTTTGTACGGTACGAAGGAACCAGTGGCGtttgatgacgacgccgacgacgatgctaGAAGGTCGTCACTAAGCAATTCTTCTCGTAAGACGTTTTTGTCAACTGCAGGTAGTACAGAAATGGTGACTGGCAGTCCATTGACAGAGCACTGTGACTGTGTCTTTGCAGTTCTCTTGGCTGTGAGCCTTTGCGGCTCATTTATCGTTTTAGTACTCTTGATTGTGGCAATAAGATCTTCTCACTGgaatgaagaaaagaaaaaacaatgGAATGATGCAAAAATCACAGGCAAAGAAGCAATGGAActattgaagagaaaatcgcctagaggaaacgacgacgacgaggagcaAGAAGAAGATTTTAACAAAGACAAGCACGGCATTACTAATGCATGA